A genome region from Thalassotalea euphylliae includes the following:
- the galK gene encoding galactokinase encodes MNNNQFTADFQQLFGHPAQGLAIAPGRVNLIGEFTDYNLGYVLPCALNFSTQVLFKKRDDNQVIVYSNNYPGEQDSFAVDDTISQGDSQWGNYIRAVVYVLKKRGYPLGGIELLISSDVPQGAGLSSSAALEVSIAGALNQAFDLGIDTKSIALIGQQAENEFMHCQCGIMDQLISAQAAPGHALKIDCDNLSTEKVSIPSDLNLVIVNSNYPRKLVESEYNQRRLDCEGAAAKMQVSSLRQADLTMLESTKPVLTENEYKRAFHVLSENQRVIDTVNALANNDMSALRDLLAASHQSLRDNFEVTVPATDGLVDIISRALDGRGAVRMTGGGFGGAVICLCRDEEINTVKSAVEREYQAKFDLTADIFVCQAGTGLQVTEIA; translated from the coding sequence ATGAATAACAATCAATTTACAGCCGATTTTCAGCAACTTTTTGGTCACCCTGCGCAAGGCCTAGCTATAGCGCCCGGCCGTGTTAATTTGATTGGTGAATTCACCGACTACAACTTAGGCTATGTCCTGCCTTGTGCATTGAATTTTAGCACCCAAGTACTGTTTAAAAAACGCGATGACAACCAAGTCATTGTTTACTCGAACAACTATCCCGGTGAGCAAGACAGCTTCGCTGTAGACGACACCATTAGCCAAGGTGATTCACAATGGGGCAACTATATTCGCGCCGTTGTCTACGTGTTGAAAAAGCGTGGCTACCCACTTGGTGGCATTGAGCTGTTAATTAGCAGTGATGTGCCACAAGGGGCTGGTTTATCCTCATCAGCAGCACTTGAAGTTTCGATTGCTGGCGCACTTAACCAAGCATTCGACTTAGGTATCGACACCAAAAGCATTGCCCTAATTGGCCAGCAAGCCGAAAATGAATTTATGCACTGTCAATGTGGCATTATGGACCAGCTAATTTCCGCGCAAGCGGCCCCTGGCCATGCATTGAAAATAGACTGTGACAATCTCAGCACAGAAAAAGTCAGCATTCCAAGCGATTTAAACTTAGTCATTGTGAATTCTAACTATCCACGTAAATTGGTAGAAAGCGAATACAACCAGCGCCGTTTAGACTGTGAAGGAGCAGCTGCAAAAATGCAGGTAAGCTCGTTGCGCCAAGCAGATTTAACAATGCTTGAAAGCACTAAGCCGGTATTAACCGAAAATGAATACAAACGTGCTTTTCATGTCCTCAGTGAAAATCAACGGGTTATTGATACCGTTAATGCGTTAGCAAATAACGATATGAGTGCATTGCGCGATTTACTAGCCGCCTCTCACCAATCGCTCCGTGATAATTTCGAAGTGACAGTCCCAGCAACCGATGGTCTTGTCGATATTATCAGTCGAGCACTCGATGGCAGAGGTGCAGTGCGAATGACTGGCGGTGGCTTTGGCGGTGCGGTTATCTGCTTGTGTCGCGATGAAGAAATCAACACAGTGAAATCCGCAGTTGAACGTGAATATCAGGCTAAGTTTGACTTAACTGCCGATATTTTTGTCTGTCAGGCAGGAACTGGCTTACAAGTGACTGAGATTGCTTAG
- a CDS encoding response regulator transcription factor produces the protein MTDKILIIEDEQDIAELVAVHMHELGLTPDKCHTGKLGLAEALSQDYQLVIVDVMLPDMSGLDICRQLREAKPLQAIMMLTSRSSETDRVLGLELGADDYMAKPFSVRELQARVRAQLRRVHSLQSIAIPTQAKAVTCIGNLTVDHQCHKVTYQDTAIDLTSTEFELLSFLGKHPDQVFSRSQLLDSVWGYHHSGYEHTVNSHINRLRNKLEKDVTQPQIIQTVWGVGYKLNSAGVH, from the coding sequence ATGACTGACAAAATTTTGATCATTGAAGACGAACAAGATATTGCTGAGCTAGTTGCTGTTCATATGCATGAACTTGGTTTAACACCTGACAAATGTCACACCGGAAAACTAGGTTTAGCAGAAGCACTAAGTCAGGACTATCAATTAGTTATTGTTGACGTGATGTTGCCCGATATGAGCGGTTTGGATATTTGCCGACAACTACGCGAAGCCAAGCCATTGCAGGCCATCATGATGCTTACGTCGCGCAGTTCGGAAACAGATCGGGTGCTGGGCTTAGAGCTTGGTGCTGACGACTATATGGCAAAGCCTTTTAGCGTACGAGAACTGCAAGCGCGAGTCAGAGCACAATTAAGGCGTGTGCATAGCCTGCAGAGTATAGCCATTCCAACTCAAGCCAAGGCAGTCACATGTATTGGCAATCTAACGGTAGATCACCAGTGTCACAAAGTGACTTACCAAGACACAGCTATCGACTTAACTTCCACTGAATTCGAATTGTTGAGCTTTCTAGGCAAGCATCCTGATCAAGTGTTTTCACGTAGCCAATTACTTGATTCAGTGTGGGGTTATCACCACAGTGGCTACGAGCATACCGTGAATTCCCACATTAACCGCTTACGCAACAAGCTGGAAAAAGATGTTACCCAGCCACAAATTATTCAAACCGTTTGGGGCGTAGGCTATAAACTCAACTCAGCAGGAGTGCATTGA
- a CDS encoding dehydrogenase E1 component subunit alpha/beta, translating into MSDRNKLVKDNFAKFISVGSLPELSVSYTPDTVGLNASDLIDMLTTQMMSRHLDLQSRVMQKQGQSFYTIGSAGHEGNAAYARAFRIDDMAFLHYRSGAFCLQRAKEATGHAPLYEMLLSFAASSEDPVSGGRHKVLGSKAHHIPPQTSTIASHLPKAMGAAFSIGLAQRLNFTGKLSKDGVILCSFGDASANHSTALGAINSAAWCAYQSIPMPIVFICEDNGIGISTSTPQGWIAANFSNRAGITYLYCDGLNLLDTYQAACKAEKIARTQQKPVFLHVKMVRLLGHAGSDSEFAYRDLSEIEAIERQDPLLHSAQLLLTHNIMTADKMIALYQATAAHIAELAEQVAEQPRLENAKEVMASLIPKAIPGNAENYQAVSQAQRDALFAHERHNLDKPQHLAKLLNWTLMDALAELPNIVMLGEDIAKKGGVYNVTSKLNERFGSNRVMNTLLDEQSILGGAIGLAHNGFLPIPEIQFLAYVHNAEDQIRGEAATLSFFSNQQFTNPMVIRIAGLAYQKGFGGHFHNDNSIAVFRDIPGVILACPSNGFDGVEMLRTCIKLAYEQQRVVVFLEPIALYMTKDLFPSSNAQSDKRGQKAQADGLWTSPYQYQTLAEHVIDMGIKVYPKAAKTRDITSNISSDGATDSASKAQVCILTYGNGCYLSRQAQALLAEQGIRICVVDLRFLAPLDEVGIIEQVRDVKKVLIVDECRETGSISEALVTLLNEQASDTELKRICAQDSFIPLGSAAYHVLPSTQEIVDTLLSWIALDGVH; encoded by the coding sequence ATGAGTGATAGAAATAAGCTAGTCAAAGATAATTTTGCTAAGTTTATCAGCGTCGGCAGTTTACCGGAACTAAGTGTATCGTATACCCCTGATACGGTTGGCCTTAATGCGTCAGACTTGATTGATATGTTAACGACGCAGATGATGAGCCGACATTTAGACCTGCAATCGCGCGTGATGCAAAAACAAGGGCAAAGCTTTTACACCATAGGCAGTGCAGGCCATGAGGGCAATGCAGCCTATGCCAGAGCATTTCGCATTGATGATATGGCGTTTTTACATTACCGCAGTGGTGCTTTTTGTTTGCAAAGAGCAAAAGAGGCAACAGGCCATGCACCGCTTTATGAAATGCTACTTTCGTTTGCTGCCAGTAGTGAAGATCCTGTCTCAGGCGGTCGCCACAAGGTGTTGGGCTCTAAAGCTCATCATATTCCACCGCAAACTAGTACGATTGCCTCGCATTTGCCCAAAGCAATGGGAGCTGCATTTTCGATAGGCTTAGCACAGCGATTAAATTTCACCGGAAAGCTGAGCAAAGACGGCGTTATTTTGTGTAGCTTTGGCGATGCTTCCGCCAATCACTCAACAGCGCTCGGGGCGATTAATAGTGCCGCTTGGTGTGCTTACCAGTCGATTCCTATGCCCATTGTCTTTATCTGTGAAGACAATGGCATCGGTATTTCAACTTCAACTCCGCAAGGCTGGATTGCTGCCAATTTTAGCAATCGAGCAGGTATCACTTACCTTTATTGTGACGGCCTAAATTTACTAGACACTTACCAGGCTGCTTGTAAAGCCGAGAAAATTGCAAGAACCCAGCAAAAGCCTGTGTTTTTGCATGTCAAAATGGTGCGTTTGTTAGGCCATGCAGGCTCTGATAGTGAATTTGCTTATCGTGATCTAAGCGAAATTGAAGCCATTGAGCGACAAGATCCTTTACTGCATTCTGCCCAGCTGTTACTTACCCACAATATAATGACTGCGGACAAGATGATTGCGCTTTATCAGGCTACGGCAGCACATATCGCCGAACTAGCAGAGCAAGTGGCTGAGCAGCCAAGGCTTGAAAATGCAAAAGAGGTGATGGCAAGCCTAATTCCGAAAGCAATACCTGGGAATGCTGAAAATTATCAAGCCGTTAGTCAGGCTCAGCGGGATGCCTTATTTGCCCATGAGCGGCATAATTTAGATAAACCACAACACTTGGCTAAATTGCTTAATTGGACGCTAATGGACGCACTGGCTGAGCTTCCCAATATCGTCATGCTAGGTGAAGATATCGCAAAAAAAGGCGGTGTTTATAACGTTACCAGCAAGCTCAATGAACGCTTTGGTAGCAATCGTGTGATGAATACCTTATTGGATGAGCAATCGATATTAGGCGGAGCAATTGGTTTAGCGCACAACGGCTTTTTACCTATCCCTGAAATTCAGTTTTTAGCCTATGTGCATAACGCAGAGGATCAAATTCGCGGTGAAGCAGCAACCTTGTCATTTTTCTCTAATCAGCAGTTTACTAATCCTATGGTGATTAGAATTGCTGGGCTTGCTTATCAAAAAGGCTTTGGCGGTCATTTTCATAACGATAATTCGATTGCTGTGTTTCGCGATATTCCGGGGGTGATTTTAGCTTGTCCGTCTAACGGTTTTGATGGTGTTGAAATGCTACGCACCTGCATTAAGTTGGCTTATGAGCAGCAGCGCGTGGTAGTTTTTTTAGAGCCAATAGCGCTTTATATGACTAAAGACTTGTTTCCTAGTAGCAATGCTCAAAGTGATAAACGTGGTCAAAAAGCTCAAGCTGATGGCTTATGGACTTCACCTTATCAATATCAAACGCTTGCTGAACACGTTATTGATATGGGAATTAAAGTCTATCCAAAAGCAGCTAAAACTAGGGATATTACTAGCAATATTTCTAGTGATGGTGCAACTGACAGCGCAAGCAAAGCACAAGTCTGTATTCTCACCTATGGCAATGGTTGTTATTTGTCACGCCAAGCGCAGGCATTACTGGCTGAGCAAGGTATCAGGATTTGTGTTGTTGATTTGCGTTTTCTAGCGCCATTAGATGAAGTGGGTATTATTGAGCAAGTAAGAGATGTTAAAAAGGTGCTGATTGTCGATGAATGCCGTGAAACTGGCTCGATTAGTGAAGCCTTAGTGACCTTGCTCAATGAGCAGGCAAGCGATACTGAGCTCAAGCGCATTTGCGCACAAGATAGCTTTATTCCATTGGGGAGCGCCGCTTATCATGTATTGCCATCAACTCAGGAAATTGTTGATACCCTATTAAGTTGGATTGCACTTGATGGTGTTCACTAA
- a CDS encoding UDP-glucose--hexose-1-phosphate uridylyltransferase has translation MSQFEYTHRRKNPLTGDWVLVSPHRNNRPWLGATEQASTESLPSYVDDCPLCPGNNRANDTKNPDYQDTFVFVNDFGALNQQQQTSDTNVTSDDELFTFEAANGECRVVCFSPDHSKTMPELSVDELTKVVTTWRENYQELASKFANIHIFENKGEIMGCSQPHPHGQIWAHQHASSEIAKENSQQADYYARHQTPLLANYIDKEVADGSRVICSNEHWIAVVPFWAAWPFETLVVAREDIRQFGQINDQQAQTLASLLKELTTRYDNVFNCSFPYSMGWHSAPTNLADDSHWRLHAHFYPPLLRSATVKKHMVGYEMMAESQRDLSAETAAAILQKASTTHYKQAQQGND, from the coding sequence ATGAGTCAATTTGAATACACACACCGCAGAAAAAACCCATTAACTGGCGATTGGGTGTTGGTGTCGCCACATCGAAATAATCGCCCTTGGTTAGGTGCAACCGAGCAAGCTAGCACCGAGAGTCTGCCTAGCTATGTGGATGATTGCCCGCTTTGTCCGGGCAACAACAGAGCCAACGATACGAAAAACCCCGACTATCAAGACACTTTCGTGTTTGTGAATGACTTTGGCGCGCTTAACCAGCAACAACAAACGTCTGATACTAATGTCACTAGCGATGATGAGCTCTTTACTTTTGAAGCGGCAAATGGCGAATGTCGCGTGGTTTGCTTCTCACCAGATCACAGTAAAACCATGCCAGAGTTATCCGTTGATGAACTCACTAAGGTCGTCACCACTTGGCGCGAAAATTACCAAGAACTGGCGAGCAAGTTTGCCAATATTCATATTTTCGAAAATAAAGGCGAGATCATGGGCTGCTCCCAGCCACACCCGCATGGACAAATTTGGGCGCACCAGCATGCGTCTAGTGAAATAGCCAAAGAAAATAGCCAACAAGCGGATTATTACGCTCGCCATCAAACACCCTTGTTAGCCAATTACATCGACAAAGAAGTTGCCGATGGCAGTCGAGTTATTTGCAGCAACGAACATTGGATAGCGGTGGTACCTTTTTGGGCGGCTTGGCCATTTGAAACGCTTGTCGTCGCAAGAGAAGATATTCGCCAGTTTGGTCAAATTAATGATCAACAGGCTCAAACCCTTGCCAGCCTGCTTAAAGAGCTAACCACACGTTACGACAACGTTTTTAATTGCAGTTTTCCGTATTCAATGGGCTGGCATAGTGCGCCAACCAATTTAGCTGACGACAGCCATTGGCGATTACACGCCCACTTTTACCCGCCACTGTTGCGCTCAGCAACGGTGAAAAAGCATATGGTTGGCTATGAGATGATGGCAGAAAGCCAACGAGATTTAAGTGCTGAAACCGCTGCCGCTATTTTGCAAAAAGCCAGCACGACTCACTATAAGCAAGCTCAACAAGGTAATGACTAA